One Idiomarina loihiensis L2TR genomic window carries:
- the dnaA gene encoding chromosomal replication initiator protein DnaA, which produces MNNSLWQQCAERLQSELPLQQFNTWIRPLQAKLNGETLTLFAPNIYSVDWVRDKYLKTINTYLEALCDDKVPNVVLKVGEASPTQRDSGSPQRAAATRRKTPNFSSGNTDVEVPFESNIHPEYTFDNFVEGKSNQLARAAAIQVAENPGGVYNPLFVYGGTGLGKTHLLHAVGNGIMAHKKDAKVFYIRAERFVQDMVNSIRNSSTNEFKRYYRSVDALLIDDIHFFANKKGSQEEFFHTFNALLEGNQQIIMTSDLYPKEIDGVEDRLKSRFGWGLTIAIEPPELETRVAILMRKADERGLHMPHEVAFFIAKRLRSNVRELEGALNRVVANVQLTGRPITIDFVREALRDLIAAQEKLVTIDNIQKTVAEYYNIKLADILSKRRSRSVARPRQLAMALAKELTNHSLPEIGDAFGGRDHTTVLHACRKIQELKDAQHDIKEDYRNLIRTLSS; this is translated from the coding sequence GTGAATAATTCGCTTTGGCAACAATGTGCAGAGCGACTGCAATCGGAGTTACCGTTACAGCAGTTCAACACGTGGATCAGACCCCTACAAGCCAAACTCAATGGCGAAACATTAACCTTGTTTGCTCCGAATATTTATTCGGTAGACTGGGTGCGTGACAAGTACCTGAAAACCATTAATACCTATTTAGAAGCTTTGTGTGACGACAAAGTACCTAATGTAGTTTTAAAAGTTGGGGAAGCGTCACCAACACAGCGTGACAGCGGTTCACCGCAACGCGCTGCTGCAACCCGCAGAAAAACACCTAACTTCTCATCCGGTAATACCGATGTGGAAGTGCCTTTTGAAAGCAATATTCATCCGGAATACACCTTCGATAACTTTGTTGAGGGTAAATCAAACCAGCTGGCGCGTGCGGCTGCTATTCAGGTAGCAGAGAATCCTGGCGGCGTTTATAACCCCCTATTTGTTTATGGTGGTACCGGCTTGGGTAAGACTCACCTTTTGCATGCGGTCGGTAATGGCATTATGGCGCACAAAAAGGACGCCAAGGTGTTTTACATTCGGGCCGAACGCTTTGTGCAGGACATGGTGAACTCTATTCGTAACAGTTCAACCAATGAGTTTAAGCGTTACTATCGTTCGGTAGATGCGTTATTGATTGATGACATTCACTTCTTTGCGAATAAAAAAGGCTCGCAGGAAGAGTTTTTCCATACCTTTAATGCGTTGTTGGAAGGTAATCAGCAAATCATTATGACCAGCGATCTTTATCCGAAAGAAATAGACGGAGTTGAAGATCGACTGAAATCTCGTTTTGGCTGGGGCCTTACCATTGCCATTGAACCCCCGGAATTAGAAACCCGGGTGGCTATTTTAATGCGTAAAGCTGACGAACGTGGCTTACATATGCCACACGAAGTTGCTTTTTTCATAGCTAAACGTTTGCGTTCAAACGTTCGGGAGCTGGAAGGTGCATTGAACCGGGTTGTGGCTAATGTGCAACTCACAGGACGGCCTATAACTATAGATTTTGTCCGCGAAGCTTTGCGTGACCTAATTGCCGCTCAGGAAAAATTGGTTACTATTGATAATATTCAGAAGACGGTGGCGGAATACTATAATATTAAGTTAGCCGATATTTTATCAAAACGCCGTAGCCGCTCTGTAGCGCGTCCGCGGCAGTTAGCAATGGCCTTAGCTAAGGAACTGACTAATCATAGCTTACCGGAAATAGGCGACGCGTTCGGCGGTCGGGATCACACAACGGTTTTGCATGCTTGTCGGAAGATACAAGAATTAAAAGATGCGCAGCACGACATTAAAGAAGATTATCGAAATCTAATTCGTACATTGTCGTCATAA